A genomic segment from uncultured Desulfuromonas sp. encodes:
- a CDS encoding efflux RND transporter permease subunit, with protein sequence MSSPLIALRKRTMMIVMTIMVIGSGILAFQKLGRLENPTFTIKTALVVTAYPGASPLEVEEEVTDVIEEAIQSMGQVKQIYSTSKAGLSLVYVDMKDTFRSHQLPQIWDELRRKVGDVRSQLPPGCATPVVNDDFGDVYGVLFALTGENKSYAELKDTADYLKNELLLCDDVAKIALWGTRQEVIYVEYNTSQLARLGITPTRIYQTLQAKNLVQESGKVKVGEKYIRIVPTGGIDNVQIISDLLLGSANGTVRLSDVAHIYRGYVEPPHNLMRVNGQPAIGLGISTLDGGNVITMGESVDAKLEQLKDSIPDGITLHTVYYQSNIVTEAIDLFIANLVEAVLIVIILLMLFMGWRSGLLIGSVLLLTILGTLTGMYVLDITLQKISLGALVLALGMLVDNAIVICDSTQMGMEQGKPVDKAAEDAVQGTKWPLLGATFVAILAFTAIGFSPGNVGEFCRSLFDVMALSLLLSWVLAISVTPLFCVWFLKPAKNQEQGLHDRPMYKIFRRTLHLCMKQRWLVVLGTFVLLVVAMWSFQFLDKAFFPNSSQRYFYVNFWNPQGTHIDETSEDLRTMEQYLATLDGIKNTTSFVGEGALRFILSYDYEDANTSYGQIVVEVNDYRKIPALMDQVEAYMQQTFPQAEPYTSRIVDGPGVPFKVEVRFRGPDTAELKNLAEQAEQILEDSHQARDIRTDWRQQVAVIRPHYSEAQGRFAGISRNNLMEALQGNFNGQVVGIYREADELLPIIFRAPAQDRASVNDMENIQVWSDLHQRSIPLRQVVTAIEPQWEDPLIQRRDRERTITVQSNAISVTPDALRLSILPKINDIKLPAGYTMEWGGEYEDSEEAQAGLRQIFPLCFLGMFLIVVWLFDSFRRPLIILLTVPLSLIGVVLGLIVTGLPFGFMSILGFLGLSGMLIKNAIVLIDQIELELQAGMPAYEAVVDSTVNRLRPVLMASGTTILGMAPLITNPFYASMAATIMGGLLVATFLTLVIVPVVYTLVYKITPEVSHDQA encoded by the coding sequence ATGTCATCGCCGTTAATCGCTCTGAGAAAACGCACCATGATGATCGTCATGACCATCATGGTGATCGGTTCTGGAATCCTCGCCTTTCAGAAGCTTGGTCGGCTGGAAAACCCGACCTTCACCATTAAGACCGCCCTGGTGGTCACCGCCTATCCCGGAGCCAGTCCGCTGGAAGTGGAAGAGGAGGTGACCGACGTCATTGAAGAGGCCATTCAGTCGATGGGCCAGGTCAAACAGATCTACTCCACCTCCAAGGCCGGACTGTCGCTGGTCTACGTCGACATGAAGGACACCTTTCGTTCCCACCAGCTGCCTCAGATCTGGGACGAGTTACGCCGCAAGGTCGGTGACGTACGCAGCCAGCTACCGCCCGGTTGCGCCACGCCAGTGGTCAATGACGACTTCGGCGATGTCTATGGCGTGCTGTTCGCCCTGACCGGCGAAAACAAAAGTTACGCCGAGCTCAAGGATACCGCCGACTATCTGAAAAACGAGTTGCTGCTGTGTGACGATGTCGCCAAAATCGCCCTGTGGGGAACGCGCCAGGAAGTGATCTATGTCGAGTACAACACCTCACAGCTGGCCCGTCTCGGCATCACCCCGACCCGCATCTACCAGACCCTGCAGGCGAAGAACCTCGTTCAGGAGAGCGGCAAGGTCAAGGTGGGAGAAAAATATATCCGTATTGTGCCCACCGGAGGCATTGACAATGTTCAGATCATCTCCGATCTGCTGCTCGGCAGCGCCAACGGCACAGTACGACTCAGTGATGTGGCCCATATCTACCGTGGCTACGTCGAACCGCCCCACAACCTGATGCGCGTCAACGGCCAACCGGCCATTGGCCTGGGCATTTCAACCCTCGATGGTGGCAACGTCATCACCATGGGCGAATCCGTCGATGCGAAACTGGAGCAGCTCAAGGACAGCATTCCAGACGGCATCACCCTGCACACGGTCTATTACCAGAGCAACATCGTCACCGAAGCGATCGACCTGTTCATCGCCAACTTGGTTGAGGCGGTGCTGATCGTCATCATCCTGCTGATGCTGTTCATGGGCTGGCGCAGCGGTCTGCTCATCGGTTCGGTGTTGTTACTGACCATCCTCGGTACGTTGACCGGTATGTATGTGCTGGATATCACCCTGCAGAAGATCTCCCTCGGCGCACTGGTCCTGGCGTTGGGGATGCTGGTGGATAACGCCATCGTCATCTGCGACAGCACCCAGATGGGCATGGAGCAGGGCAAACCCGTCGACAAGGCCGCCGAGGACGCGGTGCAGGGCACCAAATGGCCGCTGCTCGGGGCGACCTTTGTCGCCATCCTCGCGTTTACCGCCATCGGCTTTTCACCGGGCAACGTCGGCGAATTCTGCCGCAGCCTGTTTGACGTCATGGCCTTATCACTGCTGCTGAGCTGGGTGCTGGCGATCAGCGTCACCCCGCTGTTCTGCGTGTGGTTTCTCAAACCGGCCAAAAACCAGGAGCAGGGCCTACATGACCGGCCGATGTATAAGATCTTCCGCCGCACTCTACACCTGTGCATGAAACAGCGTTGGCTGGTGGTACTGGGCACCTTCGTCCTGCTGGTCGTGGCCATGTGGTCGTTCCAGTTCCTGGACAAAGCGTTCTTCCCCAATTCATCGCAGCGCTATTTCTACGTCAACTTCTGGAACCCACAGGGTACTCACATCGACGAGACCTCCGAGGATCTGCGCACCATGGAGCAATACCTCGCCACCCTCGACGGCATCAAAAACACCACCTCATTCGTCGGTGAAGGAGCATTGCGTTTCATCCTCTCTTACGACTATGAGGATGCCAACACCAGTTACGGTCAGATCGTTGTCGAGGTTAATGACTACCGCAAGATCCCGGCGTTGATGGATCAGGTGGAAGCCTACATGCAACAGACATTTCCTCAGGCGGAACCCTATACCAGTCGCATTGTCGACGGCCCCGGTGTGCCATTCAAAGTGGAAGTGCGCTTTCGCGGCCCGGACACCGCCGAGCTGAAGAATCTCGCCGAACAGGCTGAGCAGATTCTTGAGGACAGTCATCAGGCACGCGACATCCGTACCGACTGGCGCCAGCAGGTGGCAGTGATCCGCCCCCACTATTCCGAAGCGCAAGGACGTTTTGCCGGTATCAGCCGTAACAACCTGATGGAAGCGTTGCAGGGCAATTTCAACGGTCAGGTGGTGGGCATCTACCGCGAAGCCGACGAGCTGTTGCCGATCATCTTCCGCGCTCCGGCCCAGGATCGGGCCAGTGTCAACGACATGGAAAACATCCAGGTGTGGAGTGATCTGCACCAACGTTCCATCCCGCTGCGTCAGGTGGTCACCGCCATTGAGCCGCAATGGGAAGACCCGTTGATTCAACGGCGTGACCGCGAACGCACCATTACCGTGCAGAGCAACGCCATCAGTGTCACACCGGATGCTCTGCGACTGAGTATCCTGCCGAAGATCAACGACATTAAATTACCCGCTGGCTACACCATGGAGTGGGGCGGGGAATACGAAGACTCCGAAGAGGCTCAGGCAGGTCTGCGCCAGATCTTCCCGCTGTGTTTTCTCGGCATGTTCCTGATTGTCGTCTGGTTGTTTGATTCATTCCGCCGACCGTTGATCATCCTGCTGACCGTTCCACTGTCGCTGATTGGTGTGGTTCTCGGGCTGATCGTCACCGGCTTGCCGTTCGGCTTCATGTCAATTCTCGGCTTCCTCGGTCTGTCGGGCATGCTGATCAAAAACGCGATTGTCCTTATCGATCAGATCGAGCTGGAACTGCAGGCTGGGATGCCGGCTTATGAAGCGGTGGTCGATTCGACAGTCAATCGTCTGCGCCCGGTCCTGATGGCCTCCGGCACCACGATTCTCGGCATGGCACCGCTGATTACCAACCCGTTCTATGCATCGATGGCCGCCACTATCATGGGCGGCCTGCTGGTGGCCACCTTCTTAACGCTGGTCATTGTGCCGGTGGTTTACACGCTGGTTTATAAAATTACTCCCGAGGTTTCCCATGATCAGGCTTAA
- a CDS encoding cyclic nucleotide-binding domain-containing protein, which yields MTLSSEHDINMIAEDRRGHAIWPTPEIAALFSKHFSSSESQLLARRFKKTTFPAEEILWQEGSHVTGRMFLLSSGYVKLSSRRPEYRMPIVHAVIGPLSIFGEETLFLDEPSLYTVQCVSDIETLFMDRSAFDQLLYDQPRLANRFLQKLFSLSLHRQRATCKRMMAFF from the coding sequence ATGACTCTGTCTTCTGAGCACGACATCAATATGATCGCTGAGGATCGCCGTGGCCACGCTATCTGGCCGACCCCTGAAATTGCGGCGTTATTTAGCAAACATTTTTCTTCCAGCGAAAGCCAACTGCTGGCGCGCCGCTTCAAAAAAACCACCTTCCCCGCTGAGGAAATTCTGTGGCAGGAAGGCAGCCATGTGACCGGGAGGATGTTTCTACTCAGCTCCGGCTACGTTAAACTATCGTCGCGCCGCCCGGAATACCGTATGCCGATTGTTCACGCAGTGATCGGCCCGCTGTCAATTTTCGGTGAAGAGACGCTGTTCCTTGACGAGCCGAGTCTCTACACCGTCCAATGCGTGTCCGATATCGAAACCCTGTTTATGGATCGTAGCGCATTTGACCAGTTGCTCTATGACCAGCCAAGACTGGCCAACCGCTTCTTGCAAAAGTTGTTTTCCCTGAGTCTTCATCGCCAACGCGCCACCTGTAAGCGCATGATGGCATTTTTCTAA
- a CDS encoding TolC family protein, which yields MIRLNDLIETLVKGALSLLIVSVVTLAMALPVAAQPAPEATASWTIPQGDLSLTQAHEIAIQHSPSLTEATARIQAAVAVLKQANSAWSPRLTARGSSFYHDGVQQLDWQPEVRAHDSFVQSSAAVELGWLVFDGFAREATILQSRYQVEQQQQLQIETTRLLLKAVSRAYYQAQMALEEMVVAQENRKFNRILEDESQKRWQAGAIPEAEMLNFSVRALQAESDFLSADERFKVACAALTELMGLNQGDTRLPQRAERDVLTEMPYDFTTENTFALEHRSDLQAIDRQLLALHQQDRTVKATFYPSVHLVGGTSWDKAEDLGAIDQTEHDSYAGINLNWDLFEGGQRVAQRREIDEQINQLKAQRRQTELEIQSQLRQALDQARAALAIFKKQQLTFELTYKIRSHTEQAYRAGVATLTRLNEAQTDLVKASGSVAQSRINYLLALEMVSSTTGRILSK from the coding sequence ATGATCAGGCTTAACGATTTAATTGAAACTCTTGTAAAAGGCGCGCTCTCTCTCCTTATTGTCAGCGTTGTTACGCTGGCAATGGCCCTACCGGTCGCGGCACAACCGGCACCGGAAGCGACGGCCAGCTGGACGATTCCCCAGGGGGATTTGAGTCTGACACAGGCCCACGAGATTGCGATACAACACAGCCCGTCATTGACCGAAGCCACGGCACGTATCCAGGCGGCGGTCGCCGTGCTGAAGCAGGCCAACTCGGCCTGGTCACCGCGTCTCACCGCACGGGGCAGTTCGTTCTATCACGATGGAGTCCAGCAGCTTGACTGGCAGCCCGAGGTGCGTGCCCACGACAGTTTTGTCCAGAGCAGTGCCGCCGTTGAACTCGGCTGGCTGGTATTCGACGGCTTTGCCCGCGAAGCCACCATCCTTCAGTCGCGCTACCAGGTCGAGCAGCAACAGCAGTTGCAGATCGAAACCACCCGCCTGCTGCTCAAAGCGGTATCACGGGCGTATTATCAGGCACAGATGGCCCTGGAAGAGATGGTCGTGGCTCAGGAAAACCGCAAGTTTAACCGCATCCTTGAAGATGAGTCGCAAAAGCGCTGGCAGGCCGGGGCGATTCCGGAAGCGGAAATGCTCAACTTCTCCGTGAGAGCACTCCAGGCCGAGTCTGATTTTCTCAGCGCCGACGAACGGTTTAAGGTGGCCTGCGCCGCCCTGACCGAACTGATGGGGCTTAATCAGGGCGATACCCGGTTGCCGCAGCGCGCCGAGCGCGATGTGCTGACCGAGATGCCTTATGATTTTACTACGGAAAACACCTTTGCCCTTGAGCATCGTTCTGATCTGCAGGCCATTGACCGACAGTTGCTGGCTCTTCACCAGCAGGACCGCACCGTCAAGGCAACCTTCTATCCCAGCGTGCATCTGGTTGGCGGAACCTCGTGGGACAAGGCCGAAGATCTGGGCGCCATCGACCAGACTGAGCACGACAGCTATGCCGGGATCAACCTGAACTGGGATCTGTTCGAGGGCGGACAGCGGGTGGCCCAGCGCCGCGAGATCGACGAGCAGATCAACCAGCTCAAGGCCCAACGCCGCCAGACCGAACTGGAAATCCAATCGCAACTGCGTCAGGCCCTTGATCAGGCCAGGGCCGCACTGGCCATCTTCAAAAAACAGCAGCTGACCTTTGAGTTGACCTACAAGATTCGCAGCCACACGGAACAGGCCTACCGGGCCGGAGTGGCAACACTCACCCGCCTTAACGAGGCCCAGACCGACCTGGTCAAAGCCTCCGGCAGTGTCGCTCAGAGCCGCATCAACTATCTGCTGGCTCTGGAAATGGTTTCGTCAACCACGGGTCGCATTCTCAGCAAATAA
- a CDS encoding efflux RND transporter periplasmic adaptor subunit: MKSFTIKHPLKALIVFCLITATASLSLASQTEPSTHPKAKDDIQKILIQQVEPLQSSVDRRYPGIIKASQQTQLAFRIGGPLVAIDVEPGEEVHKGQRLMQVDPRDFKDRIAVLNAQLAAARSDLEHSKQDYDRAVTLFKQQVNAKADYDRAKSAYDRAVAMEQSLKAELQIAHHQLEDTTLKAPYDGMVIEQMVENYEMIEPGQVVIAIQDIATLEVEIHLPENEIVKYTLAKDLPAEVRFTSAPDQRFTIYLKEWTARADEVTRTYTLTFRFTPPAGCQILPGMTADVYWKSPPEGCKTQLIIPTDAVFSTTGHDTYVWVYDDATSQVLKRAVEIGSLTGQNQVQLLSGLNENEWIVMAGSDKLAEGMQVEARTEKLERM; this comes from the coding sequence ATGAAATCCTTCACCATAAAACATCCGCTCAAAGCACTGATTGTCTTTTGCCTCATCACCGCGACAGCAAGCCTGAGCCTGGCCTCACAAACAGAGCCCTCGACTCATCCAAAAGCCAAAGATGACATTCAAAAGATTCTGATTCAGCAGGTGGAACCGCTACAGAGCTCCGTCGACCGCCGCTATCCCGGCATTATCAAAGCCAGCCAGCAGACCCAACTGGCGTTCCGAATCGGCGGCCCTCTGGTGGCCATTGATGTCGAACCGGGTGAAGAGGTCCACAAAGGGCAACGGTTGATGCAGGTTGACCCGCGCGACTTCAAGGACCGCATTGCCGTACTCAACGCCCAACTGGCCGCTGCCCGCTCCGACCTGGAGCACAGCAAGCAGGATTACGATCGTGCCGTCACCCTGTTTAAACAGCAGGTTAATGCCAAGGCGGATTACGACCGCGCCAAAAGTGCCTATGATCGGGCCGTGGCTATGGAGCAGAGCCTCAAAGCCGAGCTGCAAATCGCCCACCACCAGCTGGAAGACACCACGCTCAAGGCTCCCTATGACGGCATGGTAATCGAACAGATGGTTGAAAATTACGAGATGATCGAGCCCGGTCAGGTGGTGATCGCCATTCAGGACATTGCCACGCTTGAAGTGGAAATCCATCTGCCGGAGAACGAAATCGTCAAATATACCTTGGCCAAGGATCTACCCGCGGAAGTACGTTTTACCTCGGCACCGGACCAGCGCTTTACCATCTACCTCAAAGAGTGGACGGCTCGTGCCGATGAAGTGACCCGCACCTACACCCTGACATTTCGCTTCACGCCTCCGGCGGGCTGCCAGATTCTGCCGGGCATGACCGCAGACGTGTACTGGAAGTCGCCCCCTGAAGGATGCAAAACACAACTGATCATCCCGACCGATGCGGTGTTCTCCACCACAGGTCATGACACGTATGTCTGGGTCTATGACGATGCCACCAGTCAGGTGCTGAAACGCGCTGTGGAAATTGGTTCACTGACCGGCCAGAATCAGGTGCAACTTTTATCCGGGTTAAACGAGAACGAATGGATTGTCATGGCGGGTAGCGACAAACTGGCCGAAGGGATGCAGGTTGAAGCACGCACCGAGAAGTTGGAGAGGATGTAA